Part of the Candidatus Omnitrophota bacterium genome, CGCTCTCAGGATGTATAATTTTGAGCGACATATCCGAAGCGATCCCCGCAAGGAAATGCAATATCGGCGAAGTAGGCGTCATAGGGTACGATATATAGGCGTCAAGCCCGCCTTTTACGAGGCCGAGCGCGATCGCTTCGTTCCCGCTGATAACCGGCTGAGCGTCCCGTCCGAGCGGTTTTATCTTTGTCAGCTCGCAGGTGCCGTCATATCCTTTTCGGGCAACCTTTATATTAGTATCCGCGTCCCTGGAAAATTCCTTCCTGACGACTTCCTCTAACACGCCCCATGGCACGCCTATCGCTTTGCAGAGCGAGCCTATGGCGCACGTGTTGCGTGTGATCTCGGGGGCATTCTCTTCTTTCAGTACGCTCCCGTAGGAAAGAGCTATCGACAACTGTCCCTCGGGCAGGAAAGACGGCTTCACCGTATCTGAGTCATAGATTATGACCGCGCTCTCTTTCAACCTTATTTTATGAAGGTCTACTGTATCCTGGTTCAATGCGATCATGAAATCTATGTTGTCGCGATGCGCCGATACTTTCTTCTCCGACGCCCTTATAATGGAAAAAGTGTGGCCGCCTCTGATCAGCGAAGGATAGTCCCGGTATACATACATCCGGTAGCCCAGCCTGTTGATAATGCGCGCAATCACAAGGCTCGCCTTGTCTACGCCAAAACCGGCCTTACCGCCTATCAGGATAGAGAATTCATTCATTCGTCTTTTCTCTTATGCTATGGCTATAGCCGTAACAGGACATTCGTCCAGGGCCTTTTTGCACGTCTCTTCAGCCGCTTTAGGGACTACGGAACCTATCACTACAGCCTTGTCGTCTTCCATCTTGTAAACCTCGGGGCATGTGTTAACGCACAGCCCGCAACCGATACATACTTCCGGATCTATTTTTACTGTCATTTTTTGGCTTCTCCTCTCTTTAGTTATAAGCTTTAAGCTGTAAGCTTATAGCTTAAAGCTTACGACTTACAGCTTTACGAACTCGCTCTTAGGCGCGCCGCATTCGGGACAGACCCAACTGTCAGGCACCTTGTCGAAACTCGTTCCCGGCTGGACCCCGTTATCGGGATCTCCTTTCGCCGGATCGTAAATATAACCGCATACCGTGCATTTGTATTTGTCCATGTCAACTCTCCTTTTTTAGGATCACTACCTCTATCTTACCTTTTAATAGATCCCGGAACTTCTGGGCCTGCTTCGGCGAACCGTAATGCATCGGTACGGCGAATTTCGGTTTTATGATAAGCGCTGCCTCAGCCGCTTCCTCCGCGTTCATGACATACGTCCCGCCCACCGGAAGAAGCGCGACGTCGCACCTGTAACCATTCATCTCCGGTATGAGATCCGTGTCGCCGGCATGATAGACAGATACGCCGCCCATCGTCACAATATACCCTAACTTACCGCTGTCTTTCGGATGAAAAGGCTTGCCGATATTGTAACCTGTCACGGCCCTTATGGCAATATCCAAAACCGTAACCGTATCTCCGGCTGACATTGCCTTAACCTCTTTCAAGCTTGACGCCGCTGACTTCAGGTTCTTCACTACCTCGAAAGAGCCGAAGAGGCATGTACGAGGCGAAGATATCGCCATTATATCATTCCTGGAAAAATGGTCAAAATGCTCATGCGATACCAGTATGATATCGGCTATCTTGTCCTTTACGGCAGGCTTATACGGATCAAAATATATTGTTTTCGGCCCGTCCCACCTGAACCCGGAGTTCCCAAGCCAATGTATCTCTTTAAGCATAAATATTACTAAATTATTTCTTCTTGCCGCCTTTTTTAGGCTTTTTCGTTCCGCAAGATCCGCAGCTCATAATTTCACCCCTTTCCTATAGTCTGTTTCAATATCTCCCTGCAGAATGCAGGCAGGTCGTAAGGATTGCGCGATGTGATGAGGTTACCGTCAACGACCACTTCTTTATCTATAAATTGCGCGCCCGCGTTAATTACGTCGTCCTTTATCGCGGAAAAGCTTGTTGCCTTCCTGCCTTTCAATATCCCGGCGGACGCGAGCACCCATCCGCCGTGGCAGATCGAGGCGACTACCTTGCCCTTATTATACATATCCCTCACAAATCTGTTTACATCGTCATAGCGCCTCAATATGTCGGGGGCGTATCCACCCGGCACGACCACCGCCGCGAAATCATCGACTTTCGCTCTCTTTATTGAAAGCTCCTCTGCCGCAGGATATCCTTCTTTGCTCTTATATTCTTTCTTCGTGCCGGTTCCTACTAAAACGGTTTCCATGCCCGCTTCCCGCAGACGCAGGTAAGGATACCAGACTTCAAGGACCTGATACTGGTCTTCAACAAGCACGGCTGCCTTCATGATCGGTCTCCTCCTGTTAGAATAAGAGCGCTGCCTCTTTTGCCGAGGCCTGGGCTTCCTGTATCGCTTTCTTCTGTAGGTCAACGCCCATATCCATCGGCTGGGCATTGACGAAAGTTATATCGGTTATGCCTATAAATCCAAACGCGGTACGCAGATAAGGCTCCTGCAAATCATATCCCTTCATCGGGCTCGCCTGGCTATAATCTCCGCCGCGGCTCGTCACGACTACCATCTTCTTATCCTTGGCCAGCCCTTCCACGCCTTTATCTGTGTAGCGGAAAAGATACCTCGGCTGTAATATGATGTCGATATATTGTTTCAACGGATAAGGAATGCCGAAGTTCCACATCGGGGTGCTTACAAGATAATCGTCCGCTGAAAGAAAATCGTTTATATAACGCTCTATGTTTTTCCATGCGTCTTTCATGTTCTTATCTACTTCTTTGCCGCTAAGGAGCATGTATTTCCCGTACACCATCTTGACCACGAGAGGCTGCATATCTTCTTCAAAAACATTTACCTCAGCTATCGCGCAATCGGGATGCTCCTTCTTAAACGCCTCCAAGAAAACGCGGCTGACCTGAAGCGTCCGCGAGTCTCTACCGCGGGGAGAGGCTATAATGTGCAAGAGCTTATTCATATATTATACTTTCTTAAAACGGTGTTCATATTTATTGATTAATATATAATATGGCCGGAATATATATGAGTGCCTGATGTCCTATTTTATTGACTTTTTTCCACCCTGCTGTCTCCGGCCTTTATTATATCATAACATAAAAAAATAGGCAGTTTAATGTCATACCCAGGACTTTCTAGCGCAGCCCTCTTTGCAGTGCGCGACCGGCCTTAACATATAGTGTATCGTCACTCTCATTCAGATCACCCCTTTCTATTTTTTAACCGCGGTTTTCTCTCCAAATATATCCGCCAGATCCTCATCCGGCGTCTTTATCAGCTTCAAGTCGAATTTTTCCTGCAGCACTTTAAAGACATTCGGCGTAATGAAAGCCGGCGGGGTCGGGCCCACTCTTATACCTTTTATATCAAGGTAGAGCAGCGTAAGCAGGATCGCCACCGCTTTCTGCTCGAACCATGACAGCACAAAAGAGAGCGGCAGGTCATTGACCTTACAGTTAAAAGCCTTCGCAAGCGCTACCGCTATCTGGACAGCGGAATACGCGTTATTGCACTGCCCGATGTCGATAAGCCTTGGTATGCCGTCTATTGAACCGAAGTCCATCTTATTGAACCGGTATTTCCCGCAGGCAAGCGTAAGTATAACGCAGTCTTTAGGGACACTCTCGGCAAATTCCGTATAGTAATTTCTCCCGGGCTTCGCTCCGTCGCATCCGCCGATCAGGAAGAAGCGCCTGATCTTACCGGATTTAACAGCGGCGACTATCTTATCCGCCAGCCCTAATACGGCGGTATGGTGAAAACCGGTCCATATAGACTTGCCGGCTGCCTCGTGTAAAGGCGGCAATGACCTGGCTTTAGCTATGACTGCGGAAAAATCCCTTCCTTTTATATGTATCGCTCCGGGTATTCCCGTAATGCCGACGGTAAAGAGCCGGTCCAGATACGAATTTTGCGGAGGGATGAGGACGCAATTCGTCGTAGCAAGTATCGCCCCGCTGAAAGACGAGAACTCTTTCTTCTGCTCCTGCCAGGCCCCTCCGTAATTGCCTGCCAGATGTTTGAATTTTCTCAGCTCAGGATAACCGTGAGCAGGAAGCATCTCGCTATGCGTGTAGATGTTGACGCCTGTCCCTTCTGTCTGTTTTAAGAGTTCATAAAGGTCCAAAAGGTCGTGTCCTGTGACGAGTATTCCGGGCCCTTTCCTTGTCCCGGTCTTCACTTCGGCGGGAGAAGGCAGACCGAACCTCTGGGTATGCGCCTTATCGAGAAGTTCCATGACCTTTAAATTCATCTCCCCGCATTTTAACACCATATCGATGTGCTGAGAAAGATCGAAGCTTACGTTCGTTACGGTCTTGAATAAAGCTTCATGCATAAAGGCGTCGACCGATTCGTCTTTGGCGCCGAGTTCCCTGGCGTGATAAGCGTACGCCGCTATGCCTTTTAAACCGAAAAGCAGGATATCCTGGAGGCTCTGGATATCTTCATTCTTACCGCACATACCCACCTTTGAGCAGCCGGTTCCGCCGAAGGTCTGTTCACATTGATAACAGAACATAGTCATGCCCCTTTCTCTTTTTTGCCATCAGATTTCGATTTCATATACTTATCATATTTATCTTCCCCAACGCATTCTTTCGCGTATTTACACCAGTCCAGGCAGTTCTGTCCCTCTTTACGCCTCACCTTATTTTTGCAATTATCGCAAGTCCCTTCGGC contains:
- a CDS encoding ferredoxin; the encoded protein is MTVKIDPEVCIGCGLCVNTCPEVYKMEDDKAVVIGSVVPKAAEETCKKALDECPVTAIAIA
- a CDS encoding rubredoxin produces the protein MDKYKCTVCGYIYDPAKGDPDNGVQPGTSFDKVPDSWVCPECGAPKSEFVKL
- a CDS encoding MBL fold metallo-hydrolase, producing the protein MLKEIHWLGNSGFRWDGPKTIYFDPYKPAVKDKIADIILVSHEHFDHFSRNDIMAISSPRTCLFGSFEVVKNLKSAASSLKEVKAMSAGDTVTVLDIAIRAVTGYNIGKPFHPKDSGKLGYIVTMGGVSVYHAGDTDLIPEMNGYRCDVALLPVGGTYVMNAEEAAEAALIIKPKFAVPMHYGSPKQAQKFRDLLKGKIEVVILKKES
- a CDS encoding type 1 glutamine amidotransferase domain-containing protein codes for the protein MKAAVLVEDQYQVLEVWYPYLRLREAGMETVLVGTGTKKEYKSKEGYPAAEELSIKRAKVDDFAAVVVPGGYAPDILRRYDDVNRFVRDMYNKGKVVASICHGGWVLASAGILKGRKATSFSAIKDDVINAGAQFIDKEVVVDGNLITSRNPYDLPAFCREILKQTIGKG
- a CDS encoding NAD(P)H-dependent oxidoreductase, producing the protein MNKLLHIIASPRGRDSRTLQVSRVFLEAFKKEHPDCAIAEVNVFEEDMQPLVVKMVYGKYMLLSGKEVDKNMKDAWKNIERYINDFLSADDYLVSTPMWNFGIPYPLKQYIDIILQPRYLFRYTDKGVEGLAKDKKMVVVTSRGGDYSQASPMKGYDLQEPYLRTAFGFIGITDITFVNAQPMDMGVDLQKKAIQEAQASAKEAALLF
- the hcp gene encoding hydroxylamine reductase is translated as MFCYQCEQTFGGTGCSKVGMCGKNEDIQSLQDILLFGLKGIAAYAYHARELGAKDESVDAFMHEALFKTVTNVSFDLSQHIDMVLKCGEMNLKVMELLDKAHTQRFGLPSPAEVKTGTRKGPGILVTGHDLLDLYELLKQTEGTGVNIYTHSEMLPAHGYPELRKFKHLAGNYGGAWQEQKKEFSSFSGAILATTNCVLIPPQNSYLDRLFTVGITGIPGAIHIKGRDFSAVIAKARSLPPLHEAAGKSIWTGFHHTAVLGLADKIVAAVKSGKIRRFFLIGGCDGAKPGRNYYTEFAESVPKDCVILTLACGKYRFNKMDFGSIDGIPRLIDIGQCNNAYSAVQIAVALAKAFNCKVNDLPLSFVLSWFEQKAVAILLTLLYLDIKGIRVGPTPPAFITPNVFKVLQEKFDLKLIKTPDEDLADIFGEKTAVKK